In a single window of the Cucurbita pepo subsp. pepo cultivar mu-cu-16 chromosome LG18, ASM280686v2, whole genome shotgun sequence genome:
- the LOC111780474 gene encoding uncharacterized protein LOC111780474 has translation MDHRRNPSLXAEPTGPGRASDPRLRGSGRACSLQLVPSRAHGHALPAYXISRGITHARSVKKFGRDLNPKAEIRGSSVNGHVARTCPTRSLGNPREPLRGPVIREPTIQTRPQTRAYATTSKDAGTSGTVVTGTLYILGHFALTLFDSGSAHSFVSLPFVKEAGFVVEPLMHVLSVGTLAGVDLVTKNRLKDGQVVIAGQTIHVDFKVVDMTDFEVILGMD, from the exons ATGGACCACCGCCGGAATCCATCTCTANGAGCCGAGCCGACTGGACCGGGCCGGGCCAGCGACCCGCGACTGCGCGGAAGTGGGCGCGCGTGCAGCCTGCAGCTGGTGCCTTCCCGCGCGCATGGCCACGCACTCCCAGCGTACNACATTTCGAGAG GAATAACTCACGCACGgtctgtgaagaagtttggccgagACCTCAACCCAAAGGCGGAGATCCGAGGGTCATCCGTGAACG GTCATGTGGCCAGAACTTGCCCTACAAGGAGCTTGGGAAATCCAAGGGAACCCCTTAGAGGACCGGTCATTCGAGAGCCCACCATACAAACCCGCCCACAGACTAGGGCATATGCAACGACCAGTAAAGATGCGGGAACATCCGGCACCGTGGTGACAGGTACGCTTTATATACTAGGACACTTTGCGTTGACATTGTTTGATTCTGGTTCTGCCCATTCGTTTGTTTCTTTACCATTTGTTAAAGAAGCAGGGTTCGTAGTAGAACCCTTAATGCATGTATTGTCGGTTGGTACCCTAGCAGGTGTAGACTTAGTTACGAAAAATAGACTAAAAGACGGACAAGTGGTAATAGCTGGACAAACCATCCACGTAGACTTTAAAGTAGTGGATATGACGGATTTTGAAGTCATACTAGGAATGGACTAG
- the LOC111780475 gene encoding disease resistance protein TAO1-like has product MLGQLSKLEVLHIYNLRGVKSIGDEFYGNYRDNKTLFPKLKTFEILSMENLEQWKDVAIVMNCTIFPHLESLTICFCDKLTNIPNIFATHSQRMEADTVNARLFSSFQSPPKLRSLSIYDCTSLVKLPTWLECCSSLEDLSIGNFRDDISPPNLQNMQNLSSLDIKNFHSFPEGFDGIHNLKTLKVKGPMEGYDWSRFIPFNSLEILELHETGTDSLTQLPRQLELLTSLRSLHIESFKGIESLPEWLGNITSLEH; this is encoded by the coding sequence ATGTTGGGACAGTTGTCCAAACTTGAGGTTCTTCACATTTATAACCTAAGAGGTGTAAAAAGTATTGGAGATGAGTTTTACGGGAATTATCGTGACAATAAAACTCTATTTCCTAAattgaaaacatttgaaattttaagcaTGGAAAATTTAGAGCAATGGAAAGATGTTGCTATTGTGATGAATTGTACAATTTTTCCTCATCTCGAAAGCTTAACTATTTGCTTTTGTGACAAACTGACGAATATTCCAAACATTTTTGCAACTCATAGTCAGAGGATGGAAGCTGACACGGTGAATGCAaggttattttcaagttttcaaAGTCCTCCAAAGCTTCGATCTCTAAGCATTTATGATTGTACAAGTTTGGTAAAGCTACCAACCTGGTTAGAATGCTGTAGCTCACTTGAAGATTTGTCGATAGGCAACTTTCGTGATGATATTTCCCCTCCAAATTTGCAAAATATGCAAAACTTGTCTTCATTAGACATCAAAAACTTTCATAGTTTTCCAGAGGGGTTCGACGGTATTCATAACTTGAAAACATTGAAAGTTAAAGGACCAATGGAGGGTTATGATTGGAGTCGATTCATTCCCTTCAATTCACTTGAAATTCTTGAGTTGCATGAAACAGGAACTGATAGTTTAACACAACTTCCTCGACAGCTTGAGCTCCTCACTTCGTTAAGATCCTTGCATATTGAGAGTTTTAAGGGCATTGAATCTTTGCCAGAATGGTTGGGGAACATTACATCTTTGGAGCATTGA